One Sphingomonas sp. SUN039 genomic window carries:
- a CDS encoding TraB/VirB10 family protein, whose product MTLIDRLRKPRPEAATAVGDDASVSPIGEAMSGNESVRRKQQLLLGGVAGAALLGASFWIFSGGTTPDSPAAANGKEIKVATGDLVNRNMSEQEWMARSENRFASTDNRLRAVDGQAAQLAAMQKEMDALRGANSAMSTDGQRVLSAYQTENEGLKSQLAAAQNAPPVQVPGPTALYGPGSPALYQTAGGTGGGAVGAAGPSPLPREVKTVSFATSGQGGGNATRAERGTTVFSDSPDYLPANSFATARVIVGVDASAGVSSQTDPLPVVLRITGPARSVADNGRVLTTRIQGCLINGAARGDLSSEKVYVKLQRMTCAQPGGRYAVSEVKGFIAFAGKSGVRGRVVSREGGLITQAFLAGLAGGFGRGFSANTQSLLQGTNVSVNGKRQQLGAGDILQGGLGEGVSTAADTVSKYLIERAEQYQPVIEMPTGIDVEIVFLDGAFVRN is encoded by the coding sequence ATGACCCTCATCGACCGGCTCCGCAAACCCAGACCAGAGGCCGCAACGGCAGTCGGCGATGATGCCAGTGTCTCGCCGATTGGGGAAGCAATGTCCGGGAACGAGAGCGTACGCCGCAAGCAACAGCTGCTTCTGGGCGGCGTTGCCGGGGCCGCCCTGCTTGGCGCGAGCTTCTGGATATTCAGTGGCGGCACGACACCCGACAGTCCTGCAGCAGCGAATGGCAAGGAGATCAAGGTCGCGACCGGGGATCTCGTCAATCGCAATATGAGCGAGCAGGAGTGGATGGCGCGCTCGGAGAACCGTTTCGCATCGACCGACAATCGCCTTCGCGCCGTCGATGGTCAGGCCGCTCAGCTTGCAGCGATGCAAAAGGAAATGGACGCGCTGCGCGGCGCAAACAGCGCCATGTCGACCGATGGCCAGCGCGTGCTGTCGGCCTATCAGACCGAGAACGAGGGGCTGAAGTCGCAGCTCGCCGCCGCGCAGAATGCACCGCCTGTGCAAGTCCCAGGGCCGACGGCGCTCTACGGACCCGGATCGCCTGCGCTTTATCAGACGGCGGGGGGTACCGGCGGGGGTGCGGTCGGCGCGGCAGGGCCGTCACCATTGCCGCGCGAGGTCAAGACGGTCTCCTTCGCTACAAGCGGGCAAGGTGGGGGCAATGCGACACGCGCCGAGCGCGGCACCACGGTATTTTCGGACTCGCCCGACTATCTCCCCGCGAACAGCTTTGCGACCGCGCGCGTCATCGTCGGTGTCGATGCGAGCGCGGGCGTATCGTCGCAGACCGATCCCTTGCCCGTTGTCCTGCGTATCACCGGACCTGCACGATCGGTCGCCGACAATGGTCGGGTGCTGACCACGCGGATCCAGGGGTGCCTGATCAATGGGGCGGCGCGCGGCGACCTGTCATCCGAAAAAGTCTATGTGAAATTGCAGCGCATGACCTGCGCGCAGCCAGGCGGTCGTTATGCCGTCAGCGAGGTCAAGGGTTTCATCGCCTTTGCCGGCAAGTCGGGCGTGCGCGGGCGCGTCGTCAGTCGCGAAGGCGGCCTGATCACCCAGGCATTTCTGGCCGGGCTCGCCGGTGGGTTCGGCCGCGGCTTCTCCGCAAACACGCAAAGCCTGCTTCAGGGCACCAACGTCAGCGTCAACGGCAAGCGCCAGCAGCTCGGCGCCGGCGACATCCTTCAGGGCGGCCTCGGCGAAGGCGTGTCCACCGCCGCCGATACGGTCAGCAAATATCTGATTGAGCGCGCCGAACAATATCAGCCGGTCATCGAGATGCCGACCGGCATCGATGTCGAAATCGTGTTTCTGGACGGCGCTTTCGTCCGCAATTGA